From Maridesulfovibrio ferrireducens, a single genomic window includes:
- a CDS encoding TrkA family potassium uptake protein — MNFITWLKTGFGKLVLATAGLLLLSTFGFYWLELKESANANFSNAFWWSIVTLTTVGYGDLVPATVPGRILGALVMLSGIGLVTSLTGNMASMLVEQKAKKRKGLLTVKISDHVIILGWNDYAFGLIESLLKQTALKNFNIVIVCDLLEQQRDEIAFKLDLGDKLHFVHGSICQASVIARANPEFAKTIYVLCQDNIESKEADQQAIYAVLALRTMSPKVPIYAEIAKYENREHLRRAGANEILHRGEISARMMGMMGINSSMLSFFRNLLGIGNSGRLLFRPCTSDDKHKNWGELSSILRTTDGALPVAACKLGKNLSLQDVMDEGSALDQFIIELFENSGQDTSLGLQGPEVKMNPADSEPMAQYDALLVISAAGDFDHD, encoded by the coding sequence ATGAATTTTATTACATGGCTGAAAACTGGGTTTGGAAAACTGGTGCTGGCTACAGCCGGATTGCTGTTGCTCAGCACCTTCGGATTCTACTGGCTTGAGCTTAAAGAAAGTGCAAATGCAAATTTTTCCAATGCGTTCTGGTGGTCGATCGTAACCCTCACAACTGTAGGTTATGGAGATCTAGTTCCTGCAACTGTACCGGGCAGAATTCTGGGAGCTTTGGTGATGCTGTCAGGCATCGGGCTGGTTACGTCGCTAACCGGTAATATGGCTTCCATGCTGGTTGAGCAGAAAGCTAAAAAACGTAAGGGGCTTTTAACTGTGAAAATCAGCGATCACGTTATTATACTGGGCTGGAATGATTATGCTTTCGGACTGATTGAATCACTGCTAAAGCAAACCGCGCTGAAAAATTTCAACATTGTCATTGTTTGCGATCTGCTTGAACAGCAAAGAGACGAGATAGCTTTTAAACTTGATCTTGGCGACAAACTGCACTTTGTTCACGGCTCCATTTGTCAGGCAAGTGTTATTGCCAGAGCAAATCCTGAATTTGCAAAAACTATCTATGTTCTCTGTCAGGATAATATTGAAAGCAAAGAGGCTGACCAGCAAGCTATTTACGCAGTACTGGCTCTTCGAACAATGTCCCCGAAAGTCCCGATTTACGCTGAAATCGCCAAATATGAAAACCGGGAACACCTCCGCAGGGCCGGGGCAAATGAAATTCTGCACAGAGGTGAAATTTCTGCCCGCATGATGGGCATGATGGGAATTAACTCCTCAATGCTCTCTTTCTTCCGCAATCTTCTGGGAATCGGAAACTCAGGAAGATTACTTTTTAGACCCTGCACTTCTGATGATAAACACAAAAACTGGGGAGAACTCAGCTCCATCCTCCGGACAACTGACGGAGCCCTTCCTGTTGCAGCTTGCAAACTTGGTAAAAATCTTTCACTGCAAGACGTTATGGATGAAGGTTCAGCTCTCGATCAATTCATAATAGAACTTTTTGAAAACTCTGGACAGGATACATCACTGGGCTTGCAAGGGCCTGAAGTAAAAATGAACCCTGCTGACAGCGAACCGATGGCCCAGTATGACGCTCTTCTGGTTATCAGCGCGGCAGGAGATTTTGATCATGACTGA